Proteins from a single region of Malaclemys terrapin pileata isolate rMalTer1 chromosome 23, rMalTer1.hap1, whole genome shotgun sequence:
- the QTRT1 gene encoding queuine tRNA-ribosyltransferase catalytic subunit 1 codes for MAAPKQASRDSRAKMAAPSSCGPALSLRVVAECGLSKARACELRLPHGPVLSPVFMPVGTQGTMKGITARQLEGLGCRICLGNTYHLGMRPGPELIKQANGLHGFMNWQQNLLTDSGGFQMVSLVELSEVTEEGVRFRSPYDGEEILLTPEKSIEIQNALGSDIMMQLDDVVSSTVTGPRVEEAMYRSIRWLDRCIAANNKPDKQNLFAIIQGGLDPALRTKCLEEMTQRDVPGFAIGGLSGGEAKDHFWKMVTLSTDRLPRGKPRYLMGVGYATDLVVCVALGCDMFDCVFPTRTARFGSALVPWGSLPVKNKQFAKDFRPIDENCGCPTCRRYSRAFLHALFRSETAALHLLTVHNIAYQLNLMQSIRESIVEQRFPQFVQDFMRTMYGSREQYPPWAVEALASVNITLE; via the exons ATGGCGGCGCCCAAGCAGGCGTCACGTGACTCCCGGGCCAAGATGGCGGCGCCCAGCAGTTGCGGCCCGGCGCTGTCCCTGCGCGTGGTGGCCGAGTGCGGGCTGAGCAAGGCCCGGGCCTGCGAGCTGCGGCTGCCGCACGGCCCCGTGCTCAGCCCGGTCTTCATGCCCGTGGGCACGCAGGGCACCATGAAGGGGATCACGGCCCGgcagctggaggggctgggctgccgcATCTGCCTGGGCAACACCTACCACCTGGGCATGAGGCCG GGGCCTGAGCTCATCAAACAAGCCAACGGCCTTCACGGGTTCATGAACTGGCAACAGAACCTTCTCACG GACAGCGGCGGGTTCCAGATGGTCTCCCTGGTGGAGCTGTCCGAGGTGACGGAGGAGGGCGTCCGCTTCCGGTCTCCGTACGATGGGGAAGAGATCCTGCTGACGCCGGAGAAATCCATCGAAATCCAGAACGCGCTGG GCTCAGACATCATGATGCAGCTGGATGACGTGGTGAGCAGTACTGTCACGGGGCCCCGGGTGGAGGAAGCCATGTACAG GTCGATTCGCTGGCTGGACCGCTGCATCGCCGCCAACAACAAACCCGACAAGCAGAACCTCTTCGCCATCATCCAGGGCGGGCTGGACCCTGCCCTCCGCACCAAGTGTCTGGAAG AGATGACGCAGCGGGACGTGCCCGGCTTTGCCATCGGGGGGCTGAGCGGCGGCGAGGCAAAGgaccacttctggaagatggtgACCCTCAGCACCGACCGCCTCCCCAGGGGGAAGCCCCGCTACCTCATGGGGGTCGG CTACGCCACGGACCTGGTGGTCTGCGTCGCCCTGGGCTGCGACATGTTCGACTGCGTCTTCCCCACCCGGACGGCG CGCTTCGGCTCGGCCCTGgtgccctggggctccctgccgGTGAAGAACAAGCAGTTCGCCAAGGACTTCCGGCCTATTGATGAGAACTGCGGCTGCCCCACCTGCCGCAG GTACAGCCGGGCCTTCCTGCACGCCCTGTTCCGCAGCGAGACGGCAGCCCTGCACCTCCTCACCGTGCACAACATCGCCTACCAG ctgaatCTGATGCAGTCGATCCGGGAGAGCATCGTGGAGCAGAGGTTCCCGCAGTTCGTCCAGGACTTCATGAGAACCATGTACGGCAGCCGGGAGCAGTACCCCCCATGGGCCGTGGAGGCCCTGGCCTCGGTCAATATCACTCTGGAGTGA